A single genomic interval of Zea mays cultivar B73 unplaced genomic scaffold, Zm-B73-REFERENCE-NAM-5.0 scaffold_539, whole genome shotgun sequence harbors:
- the LOC118475652 gene encoding uncharacterized protein, with protein MALHVVEGTCTGGAIISHLSSPPPSCSSSSCVVLLDAAEELANNQLPAAQRPAKNMSAFGVLVTALVLSCVAGASIAGYVFSVLQVQAQAIHGLGDHGAVHAPRQPA; from the exons ATGGCGCTGCACGTCGTCGAAGGCACCTGCACTGGTGGAGCCATCATCAGCCACCTCTCTAGTCCTCCTCCTTCCTGCTCCTCCTCCTCTTGTGTTGTTCTTCTTGATGCCGCTGAAGAGTTAGCTAATAATCAGCTGCCTGCTGCTCAACGTCCAGCCAAGAACATGTCGGCGTTTGGGGTGCTCGTCACCGCACTGGTCCTGTCGTGCGTCGCCGGCGCCAGCATCGCCGGATACGTGTTCAGTGTTCTACAAGTTCAGGCTCAGG CGATACATGGACTCGGAGATCATGGCGCAGTGCATGCCCCTCGACAGCCAGCATAG